One Pararge aegeria chromosome 4, ilParAegt1.1, whole genome shotgun sequence DNA segment encodes these proteins:
- the LOC120637945 gene encoding ras GTPase-activating protein raskol isoform X3, whose product MNEEIQIVIPYPCRAEGWLDRCDAATSAVAGAAVGVPLSWEPFYCVLQQERRTFSAYTSEDLAAANNNGEYATRSLPRVRLDGGNTAGNGVRLRCWAAPPSITEEEAEDDIEDDAISLRALPSQDTSYEKACRRGSAPSTPVPGAQAQHSPSRLASFFFSKRSFRSNPLKRTKSNTKLEKERAQAAVPTHPASHALRTSRSHESLLSAHSPAVSTMDLGPPNQVEIRALHSSVLSRPHCFALSAENRAPRYFACASRKERDRWIYSLRQAARPDEIRTRRCERTVKLWLLEAKAIPPKKRYYCEILLDDNLYARSSSKLKSELCFWGEVYEFSGLPAVRAIHVNVYREPERRARKRDKHALVGTVRIPVDDVSSRYLNERWYPVSEGDKPQSPGRAPAPVPALRIKCRYQCVDVLPLDHYARFLDYLKKNYRRLCEYLEPVIGVKAKEDIGCALVLCMAGAGLAPRYLADVVALDVRRTGDHSLTFRGNSLATKSMEAYLKLVGDQYLQDTLGEAVAAAAGTAATDCEVDPLRAGSGAALRRQQAALRDSVSLAWRAIAASAPRFPPPLRDCFATFRERLTSMGREDISDNLISASIFLRFLCPAILSPSLFGIIHEYPNERAARNLTLVAKTLQTLANFTRFQGKEAFMEFLNDFLEQEAPNMKAFLRAISTRPQDQQHQQLSQSQHQNSDGSKRNSSASQGSTAGSESSKNEMAVEADPEWAPHVDLGKQLATLHALLADSLPKLPAGKIQELDPLSEILEDLSKRLMSNDNGPPAPVGENIFRFNDPTCTPPKLNPDVPVNGPINNNFAHSSPIMNKNGVQFNISPSKSNAEESKYKGSYVTVSKSPSFNLRSATLPRNGYGSSPVSQNVNPDRYSSQYNNQEHCVNLKVVQIGFGSDQYPKGISNGLNESLERRFQERYKPNNFNQQQTHYHNNSNYNSTERSPSSDSINHNYCANDMQNIIKETSTLDELSDLLKYADDSDIVDEKLMNKKNISQSKSNNNNVINGNKNSYTNNGSNVSISGLSNVASSGYQSIATYSQSSSPIENTTHHHQPYENGGQPMSRYSQLNYQKQREKQYYDNKNEKFYPKSPVQQKIEYDIQKYGIQNFTTADNVQSNTNANTKVAPLVFTNPVYNMEDNRQSQEIKKTNENRNSKRCPCGSSSSSIDEEGLSTDNVETNSEEGSTNFNDDSRNYDQQNRNATHRKLTRDNCNYEDLYQRSNNNHNHSPRIRDDESSSNSPSLRKSSKTRMPRTNPMLSYSTNQNQLNLKHFGQRGESLYESKPHHISTDSGYPMSRSDSNVEEVNKEMYRLQISRSQKALYNMENSKNSPEKFLTETTIPEKNYPLDRTYSGAKVSSSRINEDLERHQDYYGVREKRDSPSRVFSRESHSSEASERAPVRSERELPVRDTRDKLQRRLSLESARELTDSSDEVDETLYSTTGRRRTKHHRTIEQYEREIERLKCSVELLRGRLGPTDSGQDHTDAKMKAIISRLICVEEELRREQRKMAAALSHKQRVIEAQEHRIAALDEANTRLLSALVHLQQRAPHPAPAHPANHNPSHSPHSQHSHQELQI is encoded by the exons ACACATCCTACGAGAAGGCATGTCGGCGTGGTTCTGCTCCCAGTACGCCGGTGCCAGGCGCACAAGCGCAGCACAGTCCGTCGCGCCTCGCTTCCTTCTTCTTCTCCAAGAGATCCTTCCGAAGCAACCCGCTCAAGCGAACCAAGTCCAACACAAAACTGGAGAAGGAGCGAGCGCAGGCTGCGGTGCCTACCCACCCGGCATCACACGCTTTACGCACCTCAAG ATCTCATGAAAGTCTCCTGTCAGCACACTCACCGGCTGTATCTACAATGGATCTCGGACCACCTAATCAG GTGGAAATTCGCGCATTACACTCATCGGTATTGAGTAGGCCGCACTGCTTTGCGCTCAGTGCAGAGAACCGAGCGCCACGCTACTTCGCATGTGCGTCACGGAAGGAGCGTGACCGATGGATCTACAG tttaagACAAGCAGCGCGGCCAGACGAAATTCGTACGCGACGCTGTGAGCGGACTGTGAAGTTATGGCTACTGGAAGCTAAGGCTATCCCACCTAAGAAACGATATTACTGCGAAATATTGCTCGATGATAATTTATATGCGAG GTCGTCTTCGAAGCTAAAGTCGGAGCTGTGCTTCTGGGGCGAAGTGTATGAATTTAGTGGACTGCCGGCCGTGAGGGCCATACACGTAAACGTCTACCGAGAACCTGAGAGACGAGCACGCAAACGGGACAAGCACGCCCTTGTTG GTACAGTACGTATCCCGGTCGACGACGTATCGTCACGATACCTCAACGAGCGGTGGTACCCGGTGAGCGAGGGCGACAAGCCGCAGTCCCCGGGCCGCGCACCCGCACCTGTGCCCGCACTGCGTATAAAGTGCCGCTACCAGTGCGTCGATGTGCTGCCCCTCGACCACTACGCGCGATTCCTCGACTACCTCAAGAAGAACTACCGCCGTCTCTGCGAGTACCTCGAACCCGTCATAG GAGTGAAAGCTAAAGAAGACATAGGCTGTGCGCTGGTTTTGTGTATGGCGGGCGCGGGTCTGGCGCCGCGCTATCTGGCTGACGTGGTGGCGCTAGACGTGCGCAGAACCGGCGACCACTCGCTCACCTTCCGCGGCAACTCGCTCGCCACCAAGAGCATGGAGGCATACCTCAAACTGGTTGGCGATCAATATCTGCAG GATACACTCGGGGAGGCAGTGGCTGCGGCGGCCGGTACAGCCGCTACAGACTGTGAAGTAGATCCACTGCGAGCGGGTAGTGGGGCGGCGCTACGTCGCCAGCAGGCGGCCTTGCGCGACTCTGTATCGCTCGCTTGGCGTGCCATCGCCGCCTCAGCGCCGAGATTCCCTCCGCCACTGAGAGACTGCTTTGCTACTTTCCGCGAGAG gttaACATCGATGGGCCGAGAAGATATATCCGATAACTTGATCAGTGCTTCCATCTTTCTCCGTTTTCTTTGTCCCGCAATTCTGTCTCCAAGTCTTTTTGGAATAATTCACG aataCCCCAATGAACGCGCGGCCCGTAATTTAACTCTGGTAGCGAAGACACTGCAGACACTGGCAAATTTCACGCGGTTCCAAGGCAAGGAGGCTTTCATGGAGTTTCTCAACGACTTCCTGGAGCAAGAAGCGCCCAACATGAAGGCATTCCTTAGAGCAATCTCG aCGCGACCGCAGGATCAACAGCACCAACAGTTGAGTCAGTCCCAACATCAGAACTCAGACGGCAGCAAGCGCAACTCCTCAGCATCACAAGGATCTACAGCGGGATCGGAAAGCTCTAAGAACGAGATGGCGGTGGAAGCAGACCCCGAGTGGGCCCCTCACGTGGACCTCGGCAAACAACTCGCGACGCTGCATGCTCTGCTAGCGGACAGCTTGCCTAAACTGCCTGCGGGTAAAATACAG gaattGGATCCATTGTCTGAAATTTTGGAAGATTTAAGCAAAAGACTGATGAGTAATGACAATGGACCGCCTGCTCCAGTGGGTGAAAATATCTTTAG ATTTAATGATCCCACATGCACGCCACCTAAACTGAATCCTGATGTTCCAGTAAACGGTCCAATTAATAACAACTTTGCGCACAGCTCACCTATTATGAACAAAAATGGTGTCCAGTTCAACATAAGTCCATCAAAGTCCAATGCTGAAGAATCTAAGTACAAAGGATCTTATGTGACTGTTTCGAAATCACCCAGCTTCAATTTACGCTCAGCGACGCTTCCAAGAAATGGATACGGATCGAGCCCGGTTAGTCAGAACGTAAACCCAGACAGATATAGCTCACAGTATAATAATCAAGAACATTGCGTCAACTTGAAAGTCGTTCAGATAGGTTTTGGCTCTGATCAATATCCTAAAGGCATAAGCAACGGTTTGAACGAAAGCTTAGAGAGAAGGTTCCAGGAGAGATATAAACCTAATAACTTTAATCAGCAACAAACGCATTATCACAATAATTCCAATTATAACAGCACTGAAAGGTCACCGAGTAGCGATAGTATCAACCATAATTATTGCGCTAACGATAtgcaaaacattataaaagagaCTTCAACGCTAGATGAATTGTCAGATCTCTTGAAATATGCCGACGATTCTGATATAGTTGATGAAAAGCTCATGAATAAGAAAAACATATCACAGTCAAAATCGAACAATAATAACGTTATTAACGGCAACAAGAATTCTTACACAAATAACGGCTCGAATGTATCCATCAGTGGGTTGTCAAATGTTGCAAGTTCTGGATATCAGAGTATCGCAACATACAGCCAGAGTTCTAGTCCCATTGAAAATACAACTCATCACCATCAGCCTTATGAAAATGGTGGACAGCCAATGAGCCGCTACTCACAGCTAAATTACCAAAAACAAAGAGAGAAGCAGTATTACGATAACAAAAACGAGAAATTTTATCCAAAGAGCCCAGTGCAACAAAAAATTGAGTACGATATTCAGAAATATGGTATCCAAAACTTTACAACCGCCGATAACGTTCAAAGTAATACTAACGCTAATACGAAAGTAGCTCCCTTAGTTTTTACAAACCCTGTTTACAATATGGAGGATAATCGACAGTcgcaggaaataaaaaaaactaatgaaaacAGAAACTCCAAGCGATGTCCATGTGGCTCATCCAGTTCATCCATTGATGAGGAGGGTTTGAGCACAGATAACGTGGAGACAAATTCTGAAGAGGGTTCTACGAATTTCAACGACGATAGTAGAAATTATGACCAACAGAATCGCAACGCTACCCACCGAAAGCTCACCAGAGATAATTGTAATTACGAAGATTTGTACCAGAGGAGTAACAATAACCATAATCACTCTCCTAGGATAAGAGATGACGAATCTTCAAGTAATTCGCCAAGCTTAAGAAAAAGTAGTAAAACAAGAATGCCTAGAACAAATCCTATGCTCTCTTACTCGACTAATCAAAATCAGCTCAATTTAAAACACTTCGGCCAACGAGGGGAATCATTATACGAAAGCAAACCACACCACATTTCAACAGACTCTGGCTATCCAATGAGTAGATCTGACTCCAACGTAGAGGAAGTAAACAAAGAGATGTATCGGTTACAAATATCACGAAGTCAAAAGGCTTTGTACAACATGGAGAACTCAAAAAATTCACCCGAAAAATTCTTGACAGAAACCACAATTCCGGAGAAGAATTATCCTTTGGATAGAACGTACTCGGGTGCGAAAGTATCTAGTAGTAGAATTAATGAAGATTTAGAAAGACACCAGGATTACTATGGAGTTCGAGAAAAGAGGGATTCGCCCTCTCGAGTATTTAGCAGGGAGTCTCATTCTAGTGAAGCTAGCGAAAGGGCGCCAGTGAGAAGTGAGAGGGAGTTACCGGTGAGAGACACAAGAGACAAGCTTCAACGACGACTGAGCTTAGAGTCTGCGAGAGAGTTAACGGATAGCTCGGACGAAGTTGATGAAACGCTGTACAGTACGACTGGGAGACGTCGCACTAAGCACCATCGAACCATTGAACag TATGAACGTGAAATAGAGAGGCTAAAATGTTCAGTGGAACTTCTTAGAGGGCGTTTGGGTCCTACTGATTCAGGTCAAGATCACACAGATGCCAAGATGAAGGCTATTATTTCGAG ATTAATTTGCGTGGAAGAGGAGTTAAGACGAGAGCAacgcaagatggccgccgcgcTATCGCACAAACAACGTGTGATCGAGGCGCAAGAGCACCGGATCGCAGCTCTCGACGAAGCAAATACCCGCCTCCTGTCCGCACTCGTGCACCTCCAACAACGCGCTCCGCACCCCGCACCTGCGCACCCCGCCAATCACAACCCCTCCCACTCCCCCCACTCGCAACATTCTCACCAGGAACTGCAGATATGA
- the LOC120637945 gene encoding ras GTPase-activating protein raskol isoform X4 yields the protein MSTERRLSRSFHSCLKGSSTEEAADDEESCYHSLGGRHTLNRQPQVYVEDLSNVTLADFDTSQDDIDDTSYEKACRRGSAPSTPVPGAQAQHSPSRLASFFFSKRSFRSNPLKRTKSNTKLEKERAQAAVPTHPASHALRTSRSHESLLSAHSPAVSTMDLGPPNQVEIRALHSSVLSRPHCFALSAENRAPRYFACASRKERDRWIYSLRQAARPDEIRTRRCERTVKLWLLEAKAIPPKKRYYCEILLDDNLYARSSSKLKSELCFWGEVYEFSGLPAVRAIHVNVYREPERRARKRDKHALVGTVRIPVDDVSSRYLNERWYPVSEGDKPQSPGRAPAPVPALRIKCRYQCVDVLPLDHYARFLDYLKKNYRRLCEYLEPVIGVKAKEDIGCALVLCMAGAGLAPRYLADVVALDVRRTGDHSLTFRGNSLATKSMEAYLKLVGDQYLQDTLGEAVAAAAGTAATDCEVDPLRAGSGAALRRQQAALRDSVSLAWRAIAASAPRFPPPLRDCFATFRERLTSMGREDISDNLISASIFLRFLCPAILSPSLFGIIHEYPNERAARNLTLVAKTLQTLANFTRFQGKEAFMEFLNDFLEQEAPNMKAFLRAISTRPQDQQHQQLSQSQHQNSDGSKRNSSASQGSTAGSESSKNEMAVEADPEWAPHVDLGKQLATLHALLADSLPKLPAGKIQELDPLSEILEDLSKRLMSNDNGPPAPVGENIFRFNDPTCTPPKLNPDVPVNGPINNNFAHSSPIMNKNGVQFNISPSKSNAEESKYKGSYVTVSKSPSFNLRSATLPRNGYGSSPVSQNVNPDRYSSQYNNQEHCVNLKVVQIGFGSDQYPKGISNGLNESLERRFQERYKPNNFNQQQTHYHNNSNYNSTERSPSSDSINHNYCANDMQNIIKETSTLDELSDLLKYADDSDIVDEKLMNKKNISQSKSNNNNVINGNKNSYTNNGSNVSISGLSNVASSGYQSIATYSQSSSPIENTTHHHQPYENGGQPMSRYSQLNYQKQREKQYYDNKNEKFYPKSPVQQKIEYDIQKYGIQNFTTADNVQSNTNANTKVAPLVFTNPVYNMEDNRQSQEIKKTNENRNSKRCPCGSSSSSIDEEGLSTDNVETNSEEGSTNFNDDSRNYDQQNRNATHRKLTRDNCNYEDLYQRSNNNHNHSPRIRDDESSSNSPSLRKSSKTRMPRTNPMLSYSTNQNQLNLKHFGQRGESLYESKPHHISTDSGYPMSRSDSNVEEVNKEMYRLQISRSQKALYNMENSKNSPEKFLTETTIPEKNYPLDRTYSGAKVSSSRINEDLERHQDYYGVREKRDSPSRVFSRESHSSEASERAPVRSERELPVRDTRDKLQRRLSLESARELTDSSDEVDETLYSTTGRRRTKHHRTIEQYEREIERLKCSVELLRGRLGPTDSGQDHTDAKMKAIISRLICVEEELRREQRKMAAALSHKQRVIEAQEHRIAALDEANTRLLSALVHLQQRAPHPAPAHPANHNPSHSPHSQHSHQELQI from the exons ACACATCCTACGAGAAGGCATGTCGGCGTGGTTCTGCTCCCAGTACGCCGGTGCCAGGCGCACAAGCGCAGCACAGTCCGTCGCGCCTCGCTTCCTTCTTCTTCTCCAAGAGATCCTTCCGAAGCAACCCGCTCAAGCGAACCAAGTCCAACACAAAACTGGAGAAGGAGCGAGCGCAGGCTGCGGTGCCTACCCACCCGGCATCACACGCTTTACGCACCTCAAG ATCTCATGAAAGTCTCCTGTCAGCACACTCACCGGCTGTATCTACAATGGATCTCGGACCACCTAATCAG GTGGAAATTCGCGCATTACACTCATCGGTATTGAGTAGGCCGCACTGCTTTGCGCTCAGTGCAGAGAACCGAGCGCCACGCTACTTCGCATGTGCGTCACGGAAGGAGCGTGACCGATGGATCTACAG tttaagACAAGCAGCGCGGCCAGACGAAATTCGTACGCGACGCTGTGAGCGGACTGTGAAGTTATGGCTACTGGAAGCTAAGGCTATCCCACCTAAGAAACGATATTACTGCGAAATATTGCTCGATGATAATTTATATGCGAG GTCGTCTTCGAAGCTAAAGTCGGAGCTGTGCTTCTGGGGCGAAGTGTATGAATTTAGTGGACTGCCGGCCGTGAGGGCCATACACGTAAACGTCTACCGAGAACCTGAGAGACGAGCACGCAAACGGGACAAGCACGCCCTTGTTG GTACAGTACGTATCCCGGTCGACGACGTATCGTCACGATACCTCAACGAGCGGTGGTACCCGGTGAGCGAGGGCGACAAGCCGCAGTCCCCGGGCCGCGCACCCGCACCTGTGCCCGCACTGCGTATAAAGTGCCGCTACCAGTGCGTCGATGTGCTGCCCCTCGACCACTACGCGCGATTCCTCGACTACCTCAAGAAGAACTACCGCCGTCTCTGCGAGTACCTCGAACCCGTCATAG GAGTGAAAGCTAAAGAAGACATAGGCTGTGCGCTGGTTTTGTGTATGGCGGGCGCGGGTCTGGCGCCGCGCTATCTGGCTGACGTGGTGGCGCTAGACGTGCGCAGAACCGGCGACCACTCGCTCACCTTCCGCGGCAACTCGCTCGCCACCAAGAGCATGGAGGCATACCTCAAACTGGTTGGCGATCAATATCTGCAG GATACACTCGGGGAGGCAGTGGCTGCGGCGGCCGGTACAGCCGCTACAGACTGTGAAGTAGATCCACTGCGAGCGGGTAGTGGGGCGGCGCTACGTCGCCAGCAGGCGGCCTTGCGCGACTCTGTATCGCTCGCTTGGCGTGCCATCGCCGCCTCAGCGCCGAGATTCCCTCCGCCACTGAGAGACTGCTTTGCTACTTTCCGCGAGAG gttaACATCGATGGGCCGAGAAGATATATCCGATAACTTGATCAGTGCTTCCATCTTTCTCCGTTTTCTTTGTCCCGCAATTCTGTCTCCAAGTCTTTTTGGAATAATTCACG aataCCCCAATGAACGCGCGGCCCGTAATTTAACTCTGGTAGCGAAGACACTGCAGACACTGGCAAATTTCACGCGGTTCCAAGGCAAGGAGGCTTTCATGGAGTTTCTCAACGACTTCCTGGAGCAAGAAGCGCCCAACATGAAGGCATTCCTTAGAGCAATCTCG aCGCGACCGCAGGATCAACAGCACCAACAGTTGAGTCAGTCCCAACATCAGAACTCAGACGGCAGCAAGCGCAACTCCTCAGCATCACAAGGATCTACAGCGGGATCGGAAAGCTCTAAGAACGAGATGGCGGTGGAAGCAGACCCCGAGTGGGCCCCTCACGTGGACCTCGGCAAACAACTCGCGACGCTGCATGCTCTGCTAGCGGACAGCTTGCCTAAACTGCCTGCGGGTAAAATACAG gaattGGATCCATTGTCTGAAATTTTGGAAGATTTAAGCAAAAGACTGATGAGTAATGACAATGGACCGCCTGCTCCAGTGGGTGAAAATATCTTTAG ATTTAATGATCCCACATGCACGCCACCTAAACTGAATCCTGATGTTCCAGTAAACGGTCCAATTAATAACAACTTTGCGCACAGCTCACCTATTATGAACAAAAATGGTGTCCAGTTCAACATAAGTCCATCAAAGTCCAATGCTGAAGAATCTAAGTACAAAGGATCTTATGTGACTGTTTCGAAATCACCCAGCTTCAATTTACGCTCAGCGACGCTTCCAAGAAATGGATACGGATCGAGCCCGGTTAGTCAGAACGTAAACCCAGACAGATATAGCTCACAGTATAATAATCAAGAACATTGCGTCAACTTGAAAGTCGTTCAGATAGGTTTTGGCTCTGATCAATATCCTAAAGGCATAAGCAACGGTTTGAACGAAAGCTTAGAGAGAAGGTTCCAGGAGAGATATAAACCTAATAACTTTAATCAGCAACAAACGCATTATCACAATAATTCCAATTATAACAGCACTGAAAGGTCACCGAGTAGCGATAGTATCAACCATAATTATTGCGCTAACGATAtgcaaaacattataaaagagaCTTCAACGCTAGATGAATTGTCAGATCTCTTGAAATATGCCGACGATTCTGATATAGTTGATGAAAAGCTCATGAATAAGAAAAACATATCACAGTCAAAATCGAACAATAATAACGTTATTAACGGCAACAAGAATTCTTACACAAATAACGGCTCGAATGTATCCATCAGTGGGTTGTCAAATGTTGCAAGTTCTGGATATCAGAGTATCGCAACATACAGCCAGAGTTCTAGTCCCATTGAAAATACAACTCATCACCATCAGCCTTATGAAAATGGTGGACAGCCAATGAGCCGCTACTCACAGCTAAATTACCAAAAACAAAGAGAGAAGCAGTATTACGATAACAAAAACGAGAAATTTTATCCAAAGAGCCCAGTGCAACAAAAAATTGAGTACGATATTCAGAAATATGGTATCCAAAACTTTACAACCGCCGATAACGTTCAAAGTAATACTAACGCTAATACGAAAGTAGCTCCCTTAGTTTTTACAAACCCTGTTTACAATATGGAGGATAATCGACAGTcgcaggaaataaaaaaaactaatgaaaacAGAAACTCCAAGCGATGTCCATGTGGCTCATCCAGTTCATCCATTGATGAGGAGGGTTTGAGCACAGATAACGTGGAGACAAATTCTGAAGAGGGTTCTACGAATTTCAACGACGATAGTAGAAATTATGACCAACAGAATCGCAACGCTACCCACCGAAAGCTCACCAGAGATAATTGTAATTACGAAGATTTGTACCAGAGGAGTAACAATAACCATAATCACTCTCCTAGGATAAGAGATGACGAATCTTCAAGTAATTCGCCAAGCTTAAGAAAAAGTAGTAAAACAAGAATGCCTAGAACAAATCCTATGCTCTCTTACTCGACTAATCAAAATCAGCTCAATTTAAAACACTTCGGCCAACGAGGGGAATCATTATACGAAAGCAAACCACACCACATTTCAACAGACTCTGGCTATCCAATGAGTAGATCTGACTCCAACGTAGAGGAAGTAAACAAAGAGATGTATCGGTTACAAATATCACGAAGTCAAAAGGCTTTGTACAACATGGAGAACTCAAAAAATTCACCCGAAAAATTCTTGACAGAAACCACAATTCCGGAGAAGAATTATCCTTTGGATAGAACGTACTCGGGTGCGAAAGTATCTAGTAGTAGAATTAATGAAGATTTAGAAAGACACCAGGATTACTATGGAGTTCGAGAAAAGAGGGATTCGCCCTCTCGAGTATTTAGCAGGGAGTCTCATTCTAGTGAAGCTAGCGAAAGGGCGCCAGTGAGAAGTGAGAGGGAGTTACCGGTGAGAGACACAAGAGACAAGCTTCAACGACGACTGAGCTTAGAGTCTGCGAGAGAGTTAACGGATAGCTCGGACGAAGTTGATGAAACGCTGTACAGTACGACTGGGAGACGTCGCACTAAGCACCATCGAACCATTGAACag TATGAACGTGAAATAGAGAGGCTAAAATGTTCAGTGGAACTTCTTAGAGGGCGTTTGGGTCCTACTGATTCAGGTCAAGATCACACAGATGCCAAGATGAAGGCTATTATTTCGAG ATTAATTTGCGTGGAAGAGGAGTTAAGACGAGAGCAacgcaagatggccgccgcgcTATCGCACAAACAACGTGTGATCGAGGCGCAAGAGCACCGGATCGCAGCTCTCGACGAAGCAAATACCCGCCTCCTGTCCGCACTCGTGCACCTCCAACAACGCGCTCCGCACCCCGCACCTGCGCACCCCGCCAATCACAACCCCTCCCACTCCCCCCACTCGCAACATTCTCACCAGGAACTGCAGATATGA